The following coding sequences are from one Deinococcus aerius window:
- a CDS encoding GDP-L-fucose synthase family protein — MSLPTDAKIFVAEHTGFVGQALVRKLQQLGYHNVTTRADYELDLREKDDVNAFFEKELPDYVFLSSVKVTGSITDSIYPAQWLRDNLMVMTNTIHAAYLYDVEKLVCIDCSSTYADVGALPLNVSYLQAELIEETQRVCQVVSQTTTELCDSYRRQYGCDFVSAVFSSLYGPSSSGDLHRSSVVLALLREMLHAKELGRPSVRWPGGGVWQRDLLHVDDMADACLFLANHVSEPGAVHVGYGRPCTLTDLAAAVKAVVGYDGAFEVDPRAPLLPARGAFSRDMLRARGWTPGTSLHAGINQTYHWYLQHRPFASFG; from the coding sequence ATGAGCCTTCCCACCGACGCCAAGATTTTTGTGGCCGAACACACGGGGTTCGTGGGGCAGGCCCTGGTCCGCAAGCTCCAGCAACTGGGGTACCACAATGTCACCACCCGCGCGGACTACGAGCTGGACCTGCGCGAGAAAGACGATGTCAACGCCTTTTTCGAGAAGGAGCTGCCCGACTACGTCTTCCTGTCCTCCGTCAAGGTGACCGGGTCCATCACCGACTCGATCTACCCGGCCCAGTGGCTGCGCGACAACCTGATGGTGATGACAAATACCATCCACGCGGCGTACCTGTATGATGTGGAAAAGCTGGTGTGCATCGATTGCAGCTCGACCTACGCGGATGTGGGCGCCCTGCCGCTGAACGTGAGCTACCTCCAGGCGGAGCTGATCGAGGAGACCCAGCGGGTCTGCCAGGTCGTGAGCCAGACGACGACGGAGCTGTGCGACAGCTACCGCCGCCAGTACGGCTGCGATTTTGTCAGCGCGGTATTTAGCAGCCTGTACGGCCCGAGTTCGAGCGGCGACCTGCACCGCAGCAGCGTCGTGCTGGCGCTGCTGCGCGAGATGCTGCATGCCAAGGAACTCGGCCGCCCCTCGGTCCGCTGGCCGGGCGGGGGGGTGTGGCAGCGCGACCTGCTCCACGTGGACGACATGGCGGACGCCTGCCTGTTTCTCGCCAACCACGTGTCGGAGCCCGGTGCGGTCCATGTGGGCTATGGCCGGCCCTGCACCCTGACGGACCTCGCGGCGGCGGTCAAGGCCGTGGTGGGGTATGACGGCGCCTTCGAGGTCGATCCGCGCGCCCCCCTGCTTCCGGCGCGCGGCGCGTTCTCGCGGGACATGCTGCGGGCGCGGGGCTGGACGCCGGGCACCTCGCTGCACGCCGGGATCAACCAGACCTACCACTGGTATCTCCAGCACCGGCCCTTCGCGTCCTTCGGCTGA
- a CDS encoding UDP-glucuronic acid decarboxylase family protein produces MRILLTGSAGFVGSHLVERFLGEGHEVVGVDNYLSGQRRNTELFLRHPRFRFVEADVSAGLPVEGTFDAVLHFASPASPPHYQQHPVETLLVGAQGTQHALELARRDGATFMLASTSEVYGDPLVHPQPEDYWGHVNPAGLRSCYDEAKRYAEALTMAYHRHHGVDTRIIRIFNTYGPRMRADDGRVVTNFVNQALRGEPLTVYGEGLQTRSFQYVDDLVEGIIRLLGVSYHGPVNLGNPDEYTILDFAEIIRDLIDPRLGIVYEPMPADDPRQRRPDITLARELLGWEPRVPLREGLERTVASFREVGEGRPERVGVDA; encoded by the coding sequence GTGAGAATTCTCCTGACCGGCAGCGCGGGCTTCGTGGGCAGCCACCTCGTCGAGCGCTTCCTGGGAGAGGGCCACGAGGTGGTCGGCGTGGACAACTACCTCAGCGGCCAGCGGCGCAACACCGAACTCTTCCTGAGGCACCCCCGCTTCCGCTTCGTCGAGGCCGACGTGAGCGCGGGGCTCCCGGTGGAGGGGACCTTCGACGCGGTGCTGCACTTCGCCTCGCCCGCCAGCCCGCCGCACTACCAGCAGCACCCGGTGGAGACGCTGCTGGTGGGCGCCCAGGGCACCCAGCACGCGCTGGAGCTGGCCCGGCGCGACGGCGCGACCTTCATGCTCGCCAGCACCTCGGAGGTGTACGGCGACCCCCTGGTGCATCCCCAGCCCGAGGACTACTGGGGGCACGTGAACCCGGCCGGGCTGCGAAGCTGTTACGACGAGGCCAAGCGCTACGCCGAGGCCCTGACGATGGCCTACCACCGCCACCACGGGGTGGACACCCGGATTATCCGCATCTTCAACACCTACGGCCCCCGAATGCGCGCCGACGACGGCCGGGTGGTGACGAACTTCGTCAACCAGGCGCTGCGCGGCGAGCCGCTCACCGTTTACGGCGAGGGGTTGCAGACGCGCTCCTTCCAGTATGTGGACGACCTCGTCGAGGGCATCATCCGGCTGCTGGGGGTGTCCTACCACGGGCCGGTCAACCTGGGGAACCCGGACGAGTACACCATCCTGGATTTCGCCGAAATTATCCGGGACCTGATCGACCCGCGGCTGGGGATCGTGTACGAGCCCATGCCCGCCGACGACCCCCGGCAGCGACGCCCCGACATCACCCTGGCCCGCGAGCTGCTGGGGTGGGAGCCGCGCGTGCCCCTGCGTGAGGGCCTGGAGCGCACGGTCGCCTCCTTCCGGGAGGTGGGGGAGGGGCGGCCGGAGCGGGTGGGGGTGGACGCGTGA
- a CDS encoding UDP-glucose dehydrogenase family protein, producing the protein MQDAKALQVAVVGTGYVGLGTAVMLAYLGHHVTGVDVDQAKIDMLTRGELPIYEPYLDELLRESAPRLRWTTDYASAIPNADVIFICVGTPPLPSGQPNLAYVAEAAQSIARHLNGKVQVVVNKSTVPIGTGDWVARILEENAVDYHANRYLVVSNPEFLREGTALHDSLYPDRIVLGSDSPEAIERMAELYEPLLSQDFAAPVSVPRPDCYTQPALVKTSLSSAEMIKYAANAFLALKISFANEIAGLCERVDADIQEVTRGIGYDQRIGPHFLGAGAGWGGSCFGKDTAALISIGHEYGYEMPILAAAIEINQRQRQLVIAKLQQHLHRLKGKRVAVLGMAFKPNTDDLRDAPAHDCIARLIELGAQVVAHDPIAMPRARHEWRHLRYQEAESAEAALRGADAAILMTEWDDYRRIDWESALRGMRHPLVIDTRRVIGHFGGAGIVEQIGKRPASRVAEVTA; encoded by the coding sequence ATGCAGGATGCCAAGGCGTTGCAGGTAGCGGTGGTCGGAACCGGGTACGTCGGGCTGGGAACGGCGGTCATGCTGGCCTACCTGGGCCACCACGTCACCGGCGTGGACGTGGACCAGGCCAAGATCGACATGCTCACGCGCGGGGAGCTGCCCATCTACGAGCCGTACCTCGACGAGCTGCTGCGCGAGAGCGCGCCGCGGCTGCGCTGGACGACGGACTACGCCAGCGCGATTCCCAATGCCGACGTGATTTTCATCTGCGTGGGCACCCCCCCGCTGCCCAGCGGCCAGCCCAACCTGGCCTACGTCGCCGAGGCGGCCCAGAGCATCGCCCGGCACCTCAACGGCAAGGTGCAGGTCGTGGTGAACAAAAGCACCGTGCCCATCGGCACCGGGGACTGGGTGGCGCGCATCCTGGAGGAGAACGCGGTGGACTACCACGCCAACCGCTACCTCGTGGTCAGCAACCCCGAGTTCCTGCGCGAGGGCACGGCGCTGCACGACAGCCTCTACCCCGACCGCATTGTGCTGGGCAGTGACAGCCCCGAGGCCATCGAGCGGATGGCAGAGCTGTACGAGCCGCTGCTGAGCCAGGATTTCGCCGCGCCCGTGTCGGTGCCGCGCCCCGACTGCTACACCCAGCCCGCCCTGGTGAAGACCAGCCTGAGCAGCGCGGAGATGATCAAGTACGCGGCGAACGCCTTCCTGGCGCTCAAGATCAGCTTCGCCAACGAGATCGCCGGGCTGTGCGAGCGGGTGGACGCCGACATCCAGGAGGTCACGCGCGGAATCGGCTACGACCAGCGCATCGGGCCGCACTTCCTGGGCGCGGGCGCGGGCTGGGGCGGGAGCTGCTTTGGCAAGGACACTGCCGCGCTGATCAGCATCGGCCACGAGTACGGCTACGAGATGCCCATCCTGGCGGCCGCCATCGAGATCAACCAGCGCCAGCGCCAGCTCGTGATCGCCAAGCTCCAGCAGCACCTGCACCGCCTCAAGGGCAAGCGGGTGGCGGTGCTGGGCATGGCCTTCAAGCCCAACACCGACGACCTGCGCGACGCGCCCGCCCACGACTGCATCGCCCGATTGATCGAGCTGGGCGCCCAGGTCGTCGCGCACGACCCCATCGCCATGCCGCGCGCCCGCCACGAGTGGCGGCACCTGCGCTACCAGGAGGCGGAAAGTGCCGAGGCGGCCCTCCGGGGGGCGGACGCCGCAATCCTGATGACCGAGTGGGACGACTACCGCCGGATCGACTGGGAGAGCGCGCTGCGGGGCATGCGCCACCCCCTGGTGATCGACACCCGCCGGGTGATCGGCCACTTCGGCGGCGCGGGCATCGTCGAGCAGATCGGCAAGCGCCCCGCCAGCCGTGTGGCCGAGGTGACCGCGTGA
- a CDS encoding AAA family ATPase translates to MLTIHLLGHAHLSRDGQPVPVSAKAVALITYLSIEKLPQHRERLADLLWTTAEARKNLRVELARIRTAGLNLFPASRQLLYLENVTTDFDLWQARAEQDMNQAQLSDWLAMLRGFPLSGLEDLGSSTFKEWVDQQRWILSQQIEEGLSRVYWRYARAEQAWALRLIAARADTLGFELTTEAPEDPHPADLPAPRGTGVPAPEPDQAPELHFGRPQEEQMLERVLRDAEREPQVIVLHGPPGIGKSYHVERAAASGGWQTVRVTDTRSSRLVLASLAQAALRESEAGGAEAEALRRLLLAPTSLEEDAVKVAVALARLRRPLLLVFDHVHDAPGELAPLLTFLTQVPSEGPRALVLLSRQRAAQAPLTRALRARVGSACRELELPPLTRSSVQQALEGRLAARPARTLHGEAARLVQRSEGNPLHLLSLLGPAGEPGDQDMHFPQAVRDSYGTDIDGWPPTLVEAMTRLSAIYGHFDRRVAQAALGEGLAASTDALLYEALERHILREVEAGGTLEWPGLTLRPAPQGAETLYTFVSEGLRIALASRSPQLIRQDVRRRLVPALAEDSPGLAAYYARRGGLTEEAERLQRVYRAGLQDRQLPGAGRRSVSGSGSPVPEPRRTPAAPHGPVAAQGYQISRDNNGWLNIWSVGRYGHPQTLRLHLPLPPASGEAGLRLVWRLDVFSGGEELGPQQLPFPLRVGLRGSGMAHVLTRTETPDYLEEEVRHAVHAGVVTEQWMEHHLTFPAPAEGGAILELSVRALDLALTVGALTWQGQDLLAAVPVPALRPAPLPGAPLSSQPGAPLLKQVR, encoded by the coding sequence GTGTTGACCATCCACCTTCTGGGACACGCGCACCTCAGCCGCGACGGGCAGCCTGTACCGGTTTCGGCCAAGGCAGTCGCCCTGATCACCTATCTCTCTATAGAAAAACTGCCCCAGCACCGGGAGCGGCTCGCGGACCTGCTGTGGACGACGGCCGAGGCCCGCAAGAACCTGCGGGTGGAACTGGCGCGCATCCGCACGGCGGGACTCAACCTGTTCCCCGCCAGCCGCCAACTCCTGTACCTGGAAAATGTGACGACCGACTTCGACCTGTGGCAGGCGCGGGCTGAGCAGGACATGAACCAGGCGCAGCTCTCGGACTGGCTGGCGATGCTGCGGGGCTTTCCGCTCAGCGGGCTGGAGGACCTGGGCAGCTCCACCTTCAAAGAGTGGGTGGACCAGCAGCGCTGGATTCTCAGCCAGCAGATTGAGGAGGGGCTGAGCCGGGTGTACTGGCGCTACGCGCGGGCGGAGCAGGCCTGGGCGCTGCGGCTGATCGCGGCGCGGGCCGACACCCTGGGCTTCGAGCTGACCACCGAGGCCCCGGAGGACCCGCATCCGGCCGACCTTCCGGCACCCCGCGGAACGGGCGTGCCGGCCCCGGAACCTGATCAGGCCCCCGAGCTGCACTTCGGACGCCCCCAAGAGGAGCAGATGCTGGAGCGGGTCCTCCGGGACGCGGAGCGGGAACCGCAGGTCATCGTGCTGCACGGCCCCCCCGGGATCGGCAAGAGTTACCACGTCGAGCGGGCGGCGGCGAGCGGCGGCTGGCAGACGGTGCGCGTGACCGACACGCGGTCGAGCCGCCTGGTGCTGGCCTCGCTCGCGCAGGCGGCCCTGCGGGAGAGCGAGGCGGGGGGAGCCGAGGCCGAGGCGCTGCGCCGCCTCCTGCTCGCCCCAACCAGCCTGGAGGAGGACGCGGTGAAGGTGGCGGTCGCCCTGGCCCGGTTGCGCCGCCCGCTGCTGCTGGTGTTCGACCATGTCCATGACGCCCCGGGCGAGCTGGCCCCGCTGCTCACCTTCCTGACGCAGGTGCCCAGCGAGGGGCCGCGCGCCCTGGTGCTGCTCAGCCGCCAGCGGGCGGCGCAGGCCCCGCTCACCCGGGCCCTGCGTGCGCGGGTGGGCAGCGCGTGCCGCGAGCTGGAGCTGCCGCCGCTCACCCGGTCGAGCGTGCAGCAGGCCCTGGAGGGCCGCCTCGCCGCGCGGCCCGCCCGGACGCTGCACGGCGAGGCGGCCCGGCTGGTGCAGCGCAGCGAGGGCAACCCGCTGCACCTGCTCAGCCTGCTGGGCCCGGCGGGCGAGCCCGGTGACCAGGACATGCACTTCCCCCAGGCGGTGCGCGACAGCTACGGCACGGATATCGACGGGTGGCCGCCCACGCTGGTGGAGGCGATGACCCGCCTCAGCGCGATCTACGGCCACTTCGACCGCCGGGTGGCCCAGGCGGCGCTGGGCGAGGGGCTCGCCGCCTCGACCGACGCGCTGCTGTACGAGGCGCTGGAGCGCCATATCCTGCGCGAGGTGGAGGCCGGGGGCACCCTGGAATGGCCCGGTCTTACCCTGCGGCCCGCGCCCCAGGGGGCCGAGACGCTCTACACCTTTGTCAGCGAGGGCCTGCGCATCGCGCTCGCCAGCCGCTCGCCCCAGTTGATTCGCCAGGACGTGCGGCGGCGTCTGGTCCCCGCGCTGGCCGAGGACTCGCCGGGGCTCGCCGCCTACTACGCGCGGCGGGGCGGGCTGACCGAGGAGGCCGAGCGTCTCCAGCGGGTGTACCGCGCCGGGCTCCAGGACCGCCAGTTGCCGGGGGCCGGGCGCCGGTCCGTCTCCGGGTCCGGCTCCCCCGTGCCCGAGCCCCGGCGGACTCCCGCCGCGCCGCATGGCCCGGTCGCTGCCCAGGGGTACCAGATCTCGCGGGACAACAATGGCTGGCTCAACATCTGGAGCGTGGGGCGTTACGGGCATCCCCAGACCCTGCGGCTGCACCTGCCCCTGCCCCCGGCTTCGGGCGAGGCCGGGCTGCGCCTGGTCTGGCGCTTGGACGTGTTCAGCGGCGGCGAGGAACTCGGCCCGCAGCAGCTTCCCTTTCCCCTGCGGGTGGGGCTGCGCGGCTCTGGAATGGCCCACGTCCTAACCCGCACGGAAACCCCCGACTACCTGGAAGAGGAAGTGCGTCACGCCGTTCACGCGGGCGTGGTCACGGAGCAGTGGATGGAACACCACCTGACCTTCCCGGCCCCCGCCGAGGGCGGGGCGATCCTGGAACTCAGCGTGCGCGCCCTCGACCTGGCCCTCACCGTGGGTGCCCTGACCTGGCAGGGGCAGGACCTGCTGGCCGCCGTGCCCGTCCCCGCCCTGCGCCCTGCGCCCCTTCCCGGCGCGCCGCTCTCCTCCCAGCCCGGCGCGCCACTCCTCAAACAGGTGCGCTGA
- a CDS encoding NPCBM/NEW2 domain-containing protein, with protein sequence MSNNKMQLPTSRTALFSLGVLGLTLALAACGSTPPAQTQASQDSTPTYTYDGTDHSWSSSGGPSLQPLTITAGDNGLSYESWITATNGWGPIERDRSNGEKNAGDGRTLTIGGVTFDKGFGAHSNSSMSFKLNGQCSTFTASVGVDDESGNKGSVVFQVYGDGTKLYDSGVMRGTDGAKALSVSVSGKNELRLVVTDAGDGISYDHADWVNTTLRGCTSGTSSSPAPAPAPAPSDNIQYSGRLIITKGGTYSGNWESTENRAAVIIQTDEPVIIENSNIRSRGNLISGFGNRVTIRNVRGYALNPNVAGKTTGKAVNAEEVRSLTVENSYFENTTGIYIRSFYGDPARGDGIRILRNQFRNINGLKSDGAGGYTKEAAVVQAVLFNAVRRAPGVEVAWNEIINEPGKSRTEETINLNGSSGTPASPMKIHDNYIQGAYPVDPATTTSYPGGGILLGDGKVSNPLDNGYAWAYNNQIVGTTNHGLAIVGGVGNQIFNNRAVSSGRMPDGTRLPSVNVGVYVWDMYGAGSLSVPTFANNVMRDNVIGWTKVNSNGTTTNNPTWFPNCGLNGTVCSNNQSLGTVTLDMERAEWTRWQDKLASAGIKVGPR encoded by the coding sequence ATGAGCAACAACAAGATGCAACTTCCCACCTCCCGCACCGCTCTTTTCTCGCTGGGTGTGCTTGGCCTGACGTTGGCGCTGGCCGCCTGTGGATCGACCCCGCCCGCCCAGACTCAGGCCTCCCAGGACTCCACCCCCACCTACACGTACGACGGCACGGACCACAGTTGGAGCAGTAGTGGTGGGCCGAGCCTCCAGCCCCTGACGATCACGGCGGGCGACAACGGCCTGAGCTACGAGAGCTGGATCACCGCGACCAACGGCTGGGGGCCGATTGAGCGCGACCGCAGCAACGGCGAGAAGAATGCTGGGGACGGCCGCACCCTCACCATCGGCGGCGTGACATTCGACAAGGGGTTTGGGGCCCACTCCAACTCAAGCATGAGCTTTAAGTTGAACGGGCAGTGCAGCACCTTCACGGCGAGCGTGGGTGTGGACGACGAGTCGGGAAATAAGGGCAGCGTGGTGTTTCAGGTGTACGGGGACGGCACCAAGCTGTATGACAGCGGCGTGATGCGCGGCACCGACGGGGCCAAGGCACTGAGCGTGAGTGTCAGCGGCAAGAACGAGCTGCGGCTGGTCGTGACGGACGCGGGTGACGGCATCAGCTACGACCACGCCGACTGGGTAAACACTACGCTGCGGGGCTGCACCAGCGGCACTTCCTCTTCACCGGCCCCCGCCCCCGCCCCGGCCCCCAGCGACAACATCCAGTACAGTGGCCGCCTGATCATCACCAAGGGCGGAACCTATTCGGGCAACTGGGAGAGTACCGAGAACCGGGCGGCGGTCATAATCCAGACGGATGAGCCCGTCATCATCGAGAATTCCAACATCCGCAGCCGCGGCAACCTGATCAGCGGGTTCGGCAACCGCGTCACCATCCGCAACGTCCGCGGCTACGCCCTGAACCCCAACGTCGCGGGCAAGACGACCGGCAAGGCAGTGAACGCGGAGGAGGTCAGGAGCCTGACCGTCGAGAACAGCTACTTCGAGAACACCACCGGCATCTACATCCGCTCGTTCTACGGCGACCCGGCCAGGGGCGACGGCATCAGGATCCTACGCAACCAGTTCCGCAACATCAATGGCCTCAAGAGTGACGGTGCGGGTGGGTACACCAAGGAGGCCGCCGTCGTGCAGGCCGTGCTGTTCAACGCCGTACGCCGCGCTCCCGGCGTCGAGGTCGCCTGGAACGAGATTATCAACGAGCCCGGGAAGAGCCGCACCGAGGAGACCATCAACCTCAACGGCAGCAGCGGCACGCCCGCCTCGCCCATGAAGATCCACGACAACTACATCCAGGGCGCCTACCCGGTCGACCCCGCCACCACCACGAGCTACCCGGGCGGCGGCATCCTGCTCGGCGACGGCAAGGTCAGCAATCCGCTCGACAACGGCTATGCCTGGGCCTACAACAACCAGATCGTGGGGACCACCAACCACGGCCTCGCCATCGTGGGCGGCGTCGGCAACCAGATCTTCAACAACCGCGCTGTGTCGAGCGGCCGTATGCCCGACGGGACGCGCCTGCCCTCCGTCAACGTCGGCGTTTACGTCTGGGACATGTACGGAGCCGGTTCCCTGTCCGTGCCCACCTTCGCCAACAACGTGATGCGTGACAACGTGATCGGCTGGACCAAGGTGAATTCGAACGGCACCACCACCAACAACCCCACCTGGTTCCCGAACTGCGGTCTGAACGGCACCGTGTGCAGCAACAACCAGAGCCTCGGCACGGTCACTCTCGACATGGAGAGGGCCGAGTGGACCCGCTGGCAGGACAAGCTGGCCTCGGCGGGCATCAAGGTCGGACCCCGCTAA
- a CDS encoding tyrosine-protein kinase family protein: MPYRPPTQLQNDDVDVPRLALPLRRHALPLLSAALLAGALTYAVTARQARQYETMSSVVSVGGNADGALGEGLVAAPPLPPGTLQQALRDGEVVDDIARRVLASDLPPNRARALAQAVEGQRRSNTFSLVRVTTPEGTRSDLYEVWGQAGDPASARVLVNASVDALLAWDQERARERVVLARASLQKQLAELNRNEPPPTASDLRWDTYQSTQARLYQALTRVSLLENAAVGTLQVVARAPEPAAPVATSPLGRAGLAALLTLFGASAVILLLEAWRRRVYDAHSLRDLGLPLLGQLPRPAGRGGPGALQDGALQDSLGFLRVNVLSQLSAEGPRRLVFASPQDGAGSGSVVTALATSLAAAGQRVLVVDTQPHPGAGAALEGGVQPLADHVDRLSLPGTDPLQARTLVGSRAPAYDLTLIAAPPLLRRSDALLWAQGAAGIVLVLGPGANRVNEVEQVLQSAELAKVRVLGVVLNELQLEDEAQQAAGSPRPLPDRNLRAGEADRTLT, from the coding sequence ATGCCCTACCGCCCACCCACCCAGCTCCAGAACGACGACGTTGATGTGCCCCGCCTCGCGCTGCCCCTGCGGCGCCACGCCCTGCCGCTGCTGTCGGCGGCCCTGCTCGCGGGCGCCTTGACCTACGCCGTGACCGCGCGCCAGGCCCGGCAGTACGAGACCATGAGCAGCGTGGTCTCCGTGGGCGGCAACGCGGACGGCGCGCTCGGCGAGGGGCTGGTCGCCGCCCCGCCCCTGCCACCGGGCACCCTCCAACAGGCCCTGCGGGACGGGGAGGTCGTCGACGACATCGCCCGGCGGGTACTTGCCAGCGACCTGCCGCCCAACCGGGCGCGCGCGCTGGCCCAGGCGGTCGAGGGGCAGCGCCGCAGCAACACCTTCTCGCTTGTGCGCGTCACCACGCCCGAGGGCACCCGCTCGGACCTGTATGAGGTCTGGGGCCAGGCCGGGGACCCCGCCTCGGCCCGGGTCCTCGTGAACGCCTCAGTGGACGCCCTGCTCGCCTGGGACCAGGAGCGCGCCCGCGAGCGGGTGGTGCTGGCCCGCGCCAGCCTGCAAAAGCAGCTCGCGGAACTCAACCGCAACGAGCCGCCCCCCACCGCCAGCGACCTGCGCTGGGACACCTACCAGTCCACCCAGGCCCGGCTTTACCAGGCGCTGACCCGGGTGTCGCTGCTGGAGAACGCGGCGGTGGGCACCCTCCAGGTCGTCGCGCGGGCCCCCGAGCCCGCCGCCCCGGTGGCGACCAGTCCCCTGGGCCGCGCGGGGCTGGCCGCCCTGCTGACCCTGTTCGGGGCCTCGGCCGTGATCCTGCTGCTGGAGGCGTGGCGGCGCCGGGTGTACGACGCCCACAGCCTGCGCGACCTGGGGCTCCCGCTGCTGGGCCAGCTTCCCCGTCCGGCGGGCCGGGGCGGGCCGGGCGCGCTGCAAGACGGCGCCCTTCAGGACAGCCTGGGGTTCCTGCGGGTGAACGTCCTCTCCCAGCTTTCGGCGGAGGGTCCGCGCCGCCTGGTCTTCGCCAGCCCGCAGGACGGGGCGGGCAGCGGCAGCGTCGTGACGGCGCTGGCGACCAGCCTCGCGGCGGCGGGTCAGCGGGTGCTGGTTGTGGACACCCAGCCTCACCCGGGCGCCGGGGCGGCGTTGGAGGGCGGGGTGCAGCCTCTGGCCGACCATGTCGACCGGCTTTCCCTGCCCGGCACCGACCCCCTTCAGGCCCGGACGCTGGTGGGGAGCCGGGCGCCCGCCTACGACCTGACGCTGATCGCCGCCCCCCCGCTGCTGCGGCGCTCGGACGCCCTGCTGTGGGCGCAGGGCGCGGCGGGCATCGTCCTGGTGCTTGGCCCGGGCGCCAACCGCGTGAACGAGGTCGAGCAGGTGCTTCAGAGCGCCGAACTCGCCAAGGTCCGCGTGCTGGGCGTGGTCCTGAACGAGTTGCAGCTGGAGGACGAGGCCCAGCAGGCGGCCGGCAGCCCGCGCCCCCTGCCCGACCGCAACCTGCGCGCCGGGGAGGCCGACCGCACACTCACCTGA
- a CDS encoding response regulator: MTPPAFPKHLLLVEDNEHDVELARAALDESEVRCEVTVARDGQEALDLLRGGGSRQPDLVLLDLNMPRVSGHEVLRAVKGDATLRHVPVVVFTTSNEVSDRDACTAAGADDYVLKPGRFDQLVEAVDRLGRRWLTLTFSV; encoded by the coding sequence TTGACGCCCCCCGCCTTCCCCAAACACCTCCTGCTGGTCGAGGACAACGAACACGACGTGGAGCTGGCACGCGCGGCGCTGGACGAGAGCGAGGTGCGCTGCGAGGTGACCGTGGCCCGCGACGGGCAGGAGGCGCTGGACCTGTTGCGCGGGGGGGGGAGCCGCCAGCCGGACCTGGTGCTGCTCGACCTCAACATGCCGCGCGTCAGCGGGCACGAGGTGCTGCGGGCCGTGAAGGGGGACGCGACGCTGCGCCACGTCCCGGTGGTGGTCTTCACCACGTCCAACGAGGTCTCCGACCGGGACGCCTGCACCGCGGCGGGCGCCGACGACTACGTCCTCAAGCCGGGCCGCTTCGACCAACTGGTCGAGGCCGTCGACCGGTTGGGCCGCCGCTGGCTCACCCTGACCTTCTCCGTCTGA
- a CDS encoding glucose-1-phosphate thymidylyltransferase: protein MKALIPAAGFGTRLRPLTYARPKPVLPVANLPIICHAVQSLTAAGIREIGVVVSGVTREAIQGALRDVEGAHIEYIEQPQMLGLGHAVRVARSWIGSSDFCVYLGDNLFENGVGSFLTTFHETGADAVIALVEVPDPRAFGVAVLDERGHITRLLEKPQAPPSNLAVAGVYCFRAGILDLLETLPPGPRGEYELTDAVARLIEEGGRVVGQRVAGWWKDTGRPHDLLEANRLLLERLEPCVLGEVTDSRVCGRVVVGPGARVRGSVIMGPVTIAAGAEIENAYIGPFTSVGRSSVIRNAEVEYSVIDEEAEIRDMSVRLQECLIGLGARVIGHGEVPRVHRLVLSDTSLLEFGC from the coding sequence ATGAAAGCCCTCATCCCGGCGGCGGGCTTTGGCACGCGCCTGCGCCCCCTGACCTATGCCCGGCCCAAGCCGGTGCTGCCCGTCGCCAACCTGCCTATCATCTGTCACGCCGTCCAGAGCCTCACGGCGGCGGGCATCCGCGAGATCGGCGTCGTCGTCTCGGGCGTCACGCGGGAGGCGATTCAGGGGGCGCTGCGGGACGTCGAGGGCGCCCACATCGAGTACATCGAGCAGCCGCAGATGCTGGGGCTGGGGCATGCGGTCCGGGTCGCCCGGAGCTGGATCGGGTCGAGTGATTTCTGCGTGTACCTCGGGGACAACCTCTTTGAGAACGGCGTGGGGAGCTTCCTGACCACCTTTCATGAGACGGGGGCGGACGCCGTGATCGCCCTGGTGGAGGTCCCGGATCCCCGGGCCTTCGGGGTGGCGGTGCTGGATGAGCGCGGCCACATCACCCGCCTGCTGGAAAAGCCCCAGGCGCCGCCCTCCAACCTGGCGGTGGCAGGCGTGTACTGCTTCCGGGCGGGCATCCTCGACCTCCTGGAGACCCTGCCGCCGGGCCCACGCGGGGAGTACGAACTCACCGACGCCGTCGCGCGGCTGATCGAGGAGGGTGGCCGGGTGGTGGGCCAGCGGGTAGCGGGCTGGTGGAAGGACACCGGGCGGCCCCATGACCTGCTCGAGGCCAACCGGCTGCTGCTCGAGCGGCTTGAGCCCTGCGTCCTCGGCGAGGTGACGGACTCGCGGGTCTGCGGGCGGGTCGTGGTGGGTCCTGGCGCCCGGGTGCGGGGAAGCGTCATCATGGGGCCGGTCACCATCGCGGCCGGGGCCGAGATCGAAAACGCGTACATCGGGCCCTTCACGAGCGTGGGGCGCAGCAGCGTGATCCGGAACGCCGAGGTCGAGTACAGCGTGATTGATGAGGAGGCCGAAATCCGCGACATGAGCGTGCGGCTCCAGGAGTGCCTGATCGGGCTGGGCGCGCGCGTGATCGGCCACGGCGAGGTGCCGCGGGTCCACCGCCTGGTCTTGTCGGACACCAGCCTGCTCGAGTTCGGCTGCTGA